From the genome of Nocardia mangyaensis:
GTGCGCGTCACTGCGCACGGCAATGGTCATGTCGACTGCGATCACCTGGTCGCCCTCGGGGCCGGGTTCGCTGCTGCGGACTCGGCAGCTCCTGGCGCGCACGCCGTCGACGGTGTCGGCGGCGAAGCGCAGCACGACGGCCACGGCCTGTTCACTGACCTGGATCGCACCGGGGTGCGGGGTGTCGAGGGTGAAAGTGTTGCCGCGGCGCACGTCGGCGCGCACGGCGGACATGATCCGGCCGAACAGATCGGGGGGTGGTGGGTCGGGCTCATCGATGAGTTCACGGGTGGCGGTGCGCAGCGTCAGCAGGCTTTCCCTGGCCGCGGCGCAGTGCGGGCACGATGCTTCGTGCCGGTCGACATCCGGGTCGTCGAGTCGCTCCCACACCTGTTCCAGCCCGCGTCCGCACGGGAGCAGGTAGTCGTTGTCGGTGCTGTGGGTCACCGCCATGGCTTCATCACCTCTGCCAGTTGGGCTCGGGCGCGCGCGATCCGCCCGCGCACCGCTGTGCTGTTGGCGCCGACGATCTCGGCGATCTCGTCATAGGACCGGCCGTGCACTTCCCGCAGCAGCCAGCACGCGCGCTGTTCGGGTGTCAGCTGCTGGAGTGCGTCGGTGAGCGCGGCCATCTGGCTGCTCACCTCGGTCGCGTGCTCGGGCCGGGTGTCGGTACGGGTCGAGGCCGTCGTATCGGGGTCCACGTCGGCGGGGACCCGTCGTGCGCGCAGGACATTAAGACACCGGTTGGTCGTCATCCGGTACAGCCAGCCGGCAAAGGCGGCGTCGTCGTTGAGATGGGTGATGGTGCGCCAAGCCTTGAGGAAGACCTCTTGGGTCACATCCTCGGCCTCGGCGCGATCGGCCAGCATCCTGGCGGCCAGCCGGAACATCGGTCCTTGGTAGCGCAGCACCAGCTGCTCATATGCCCGGACATCGCCGTCACGCGCCCGACCGGCCAGGGTCGCGTCGTCCAGCGCTGCCTCGGGTGCGGGCGACGTCGTGGTCACACCAGCACCTCCTCCGCTGCTCCTAGATGGACACCGATGCGCAGGAATTCGTCACGGCAAAGTATCAGTGATCGTCGTCTCATTCCCGCGTCCGCGATTCCGGGGGTGTCGGCACGGCGCGTCATCCGAGGATCACACGCACCTGCATTGCGCGGACGGGAATCCGGGTGCCGGATCGATCGCGACGAGTTTCACTCCTTTTGTTCGCATGCCACCTGCTGCGACGGCGTCGAGAACCAGGCGCCGCGGCCGCGTGGCGTCAGCGTAGTCCCGGAATCACCGTCGCTGCGGCGACGACGGCCGACAGGCAGCGGTCCCGCTCGCCCCGAGTCACGGCCGCGTGCATCGGGCCGACGATGAGTTCGGCGAGCGGCACCCCGCCGGTGCCGAGAACCGGGGCGGAAACATAGCTGATCGGCAAGGCCGCCTCGGTGTCGAGCTCGCTCGGACGGTAGGCCGCGCCGCTGATCTCCCCGAGCAGGGCGAGCACCCGCTCGCGCAGCCCGCGACTCACCGGGTCGTGAGCCAGATATTCGACGATATCGGCGAGCACGTCCAACGTGGCGACACTGCGCGAATCAACACCCCACACGGCGACACCGAAAACATGGACATCGGCGAGTAGCTGCTCATACTTCCGCCGATCCGCCGGATCGGCCGCCATCAGCCATGCCCGCCGCGTCGCTTCATCCGCATGCGCGATCACGGTGGCGGCGGCGGGGGGAATGAGGGGCAACCGGGTTCCGACGGAGATCCCCGCCGGAACCCGGCCACGGTTCTCGACGACGTCGGTGAATCGAATCTCCGCGCCGTCGAGGACGATCATCGCGACACCGCAATCCACTTCTTGCGCGAGCCCTTGCAGGACGGTGCGCAGCGACGGGTCACCACCGAGTTTGCCTCGCTCGCGCTCCGCTGTTCGCAGGAAGGCCGGACCCAGCTCGTAGGTCAGATCACCGCGCCGACTGACCCATGCACGTGCCCGCAGAGCCGAGAGCACATTGCCCACGGTCGACCGACTCAAATCGAGATGATCGGCGATCTGGGCCGCGGTCTGCGGTTCGTCCGCGTCGGCGAGCAGTTCCAGCACCGACACGACGCGTTGCGTCGGGGGCGAAGCATCGACGGACTCCGCCCTGTCCGAGGACACCAGGCCTCCCGCCGGTCCGAGGTGAAATGACTATTCGCACTATAAGGCACAACTATTCGAATCATCGTCCCGATGAATGCGATCTCGTGCAGCAGGCCAGAGCTCTGCACGATGGCGCTCGTGTCGATCGCCGTGGCAGTGCCGCTCCTTCTGTATCGCGATGAGCTACGGCGAGAGCGCGGCGCCCTAGTTCGGCAGCTCGAAATCCGCTTTGAACCGCTCGCCCGGCGGCAATCCGCGCAGGATCGCACTGATCCACGCCACGGCAGGCGGCCAGCCCGCGACGGCGTTGACGACGTGTTCGGGCAGCGGCATCGTGTAGAACCGCAGATCGGCACCACGGTTCCAATAGTCGTTGACCGTTGGCAACACCACCGACGCCGGGATCAACTCGTCCCAGATCCCGTGCCACCACAAGATCGGGCTGTCCGGAATATGGTGGCCGATACTTTGCTCCGCGAGCACCTCCATGACGCCGGGGGCGGTTTCCAACGACTTTCCGGGTTGGAAATAGGCACTGATCGGCCGGTAGGCGCCTGCGGCGGCGATCGTGTACACGCAGCGGCTCTGCATATCCGCGACGATGGCCTGACCCTCGGGGGTCAACAATTCCTCCGCGTCGAACTGGTCCGGGAATTCCCGCGACAGCGCGGCGAAGCCGAGCCACATGGTGAAGTTGCTGATGCCGGCGAGCCCGGGCTGCTGGGCGATCGCGTAGCGGGCCTGCGCCTGGAGGTCGGCGGGGAAACCACCGACCGCGGTACCGAGCAGGCGAACATCGGGAGCGTAGCTTTCGCGCAGTTCGGCGGCGCGGATCGAGCCCGAACCGCCGCCGGAGTAGCCGTAGAGCGCGATCCCGGAATCGGTCAGCCCCAGCGCCGAATTCTTCATGGCACGTAAACTGTCCAACACCATCTTGCCTTCGTCATAGGTGTTGAAGGTGTTGAACTTGCCGTCGAAATCGGGGACGTTGATCGCGAACCCCTGCGCGAGCCAG
Proteins encoded in this window:
- a CDS encoding RNA polymerase sigma factor, whose product is MTTTSPAPEAALDDATLAGRARDGDVRAYEQLVLRYQGPMFRLAARMLADRAEAEDVTQEVFLKAWRTITHLNDDAAFAGWLYRMTTNRCLNVLRARRVPADVDPDTTASTRTDTRPEHATEVSSQMAALTDALQQLTPEQRACWLLREVHGRSYDEIAEIVGANSTAVRGRIARARAQLAEVMKPWR
- a CDS encoding helix-turn-helix domain-containing protein; this translates as MSSDRAESVDASPPTQRVVSVLELLADADEPQTAAQIADHLDLSRSTVGNVLSALRARAWVSRRGDLTYELGPAFLRTAERERGKLGGDPSLRTVLQGLAQEVDCGVAMIVLDGAEIRFTDVVENRGRVPAGISVGTRLPLIPPAAATVIAHADEATRRAWLMAADPADRRKYEQLLADVHVFGVAVWGVDSRSVATLDVLADIVEYLAHDPVSRGLRERVLALLGEISGAAYRPSELDTEAALPISYVSAPVLGTGGVPLAELIVGPMHAAVTRGERDRCLSAVVAAATVIPGLR
- a CDS encoding lipase family protein gives rise to the protein MFTSIARSRWAVVPLAAICLTVAGIGAAGGEPYPSFPPDQNQLPQLPTEPQIYDLLPIPVPDEDPWYDDPADLGSYAPGQIVRTRTVQTRLLGLPFPVHTEQLLYRSNDVHDNPIVTATSVIIPGIPWSGSPRPVVSFQEAIDSTDSSCNPSYTLQTGTMKEAALVVYWLAQGFAINVPDFDGKFNTFNTYDEGKMVLDSLRAMKNSALGLTDSGIALYGYSGGGSGSIRAAELRESYAPDVRLLGTAVGGFPADLQAQARYAIAQQPGLAGISNFTMWLGFAALSREFPDQFDAEELLTPEGQAIVADMQSRCVYTIAAAGAYRPISAYFQPGKSLETAPGVMEVLAEQSIGHHIPDSPILWWHGIWDELIPASVVLPTVNDYWNRGADLRFYTMPLPEHVVNAVAGWPPAVAWISAILRGLPPGERFKADFELPN